Part of the Ochrobactrum sp. Marseille-Q0166 genome is shown below.
CTCAAGGCCGTCTTGCGCGCCAAAGCCGAGCGAACCGTCGAGGGCTTATGGAATACTGTCGGCCAGATCGTCACGCTGTTTGAACCACAAGAATGTGCCAACTACTTCAAATCCTGCGGAGATGACCCCGAGTAAAGTGGACGCGCTCTAGCTTAGATTGTTAAGCTGTGAGGCCATCGAGAAGCGCGACTTTGGCGGCTTGGGTTTATGCATAACGATGCCTGTCTGCGATGATTTTTTGTTGGATGACAGCGGATCACAGATCCATCTTTGTGATCCAATAACTGCCTGCAGACAAGCCGCTTCTGTAACCCTGGCACCGCGATATGGGATCCAACGACGCTATTTTGCGCACGGGTAGGGGCTGGAGCATATTAATTGTACCAACCGTCACCCAAAGTGACTGACGATCATTGTGGCGCAACGCCACTCTAAACAGCTTACCAGATCGACTATGCCACTTTCACCTGCAATTCAATTTACGAGAGCAAAATTAAGATTCAAGTCAATATTAAGATTCCATAATGTTGCTCAACGGTGAACCCATACTCCCTGAAAAACCTCGATAACGCTGATGGTTGCGAGTGAGATGACTCTGCATGGCTTCGCGGGCTTGCACTGCATCGCGTGCGCTGATCGCTTCACAAATAGCGCGGTGCTCTACAACTGTGTTTTGTATATATTCCGGCGTGATCAGAGCCAGGTTGAAATTGCGTGAGAAAGCGGGCTGCGGCAGCATTTTCATGCTCATTACGCTGAAAAACTCGATAAAAGCGAGGTTGTTCGTTGCTTCCGCTATGCAGCGATGGAAAACAAAATCGAGTTCATCCAGCGCCGCTTCGTCATCCTGCGAGGTTTCGAATTGTTTGAGAGCTTCCCACATTTTGGCTTCCTGCGCCCAGGATCTGCGCTGTGCGGCCAGTCCTGCCGCATGAACCTCAAATGCCATTCGCAATTCAAGTAGGTCCATAAAGGGTAGGGATAAAAGACCGAGCGGCTCCAGAATGGTAGATGCTTCACTCTTTGCGTCATTGGTTTTGCCCTGATCGCGAACAAAGATGCCCACTCCAT
Proteins encoded:
- a CDS encoding FadR/GntR family transcriptional regulator, which encodes MTDGTLQNGHKLPTLAELGDTLGVSRTVIREAIAALRSDRLLETKHGVGIFVRDQGKTNDAKSEASTILEPLGLLSLPFMDLLELRMAFEVHAAGLAAQRRSWAQEAKMWEALKQFETSQDDEAALDELDFVFHRCIAEATNNLAFIEFFSVMSMKMLPQPAFSRNFNLALITPEYIQNTVVEHRAICEAISARDAVQAREAMQSHLTRNHQRYRGFSGSMGSPLSNIMES